From one Candidatus Rhodoluna planktonica genomic stretch:
- a CDS encoding AMP-dependent synthetase/ligase translates to MKSFDAPALVVSDNSENITDLLINRAAKTPELPLYGVDQHDGTWKTVTAAEFLADVESVAKGLIASGIQPGQAVAIMSRTRYEWSLVDFAIWFAGAVTVPIYETSAPSQMEWILSDSDSVALFVENQEHLDRFEQIKASAPMVRSVWTFDGDSLEQLRRLGKETSAETLEMRRNSAGLYDLATIIYTSGTTGRPKGCELTHRGFVELSKNATIDIPEVLIEGHSTLLFLPLAHVFARFINVLCVHAGIKVGHQPDSKNVGPAMVSFKPHFLLAVPRVFEKVYNSAEQKAEAGGKGKIFRKAAYTAIAYSKALDTPEGPSLGLKIQHKLFDVLVYKKIRAAMGGLVKFAISGGAPLGARLGHFYRAIGLIVLEGYGLTETTAPAMITRPAKVKIGKVGQLLPGTGIKIADDGEIWLRGNNILRGYWRNPEATAAAMDGEWFKTGDIGELDDEGFLTITGRKKELIVTAGGKNVAPAALEDPLRANPLIGQAVVVGDQKPFVSALISLDAEMLPIWLANNGGDKTMSLADAAKSPLVLAEVQRAVDRVNKNFSKAESIRKFVVIGSELTEETGHLTPSLKIKREIVMRDYSPIVEEMYDSNPATGENGIN, encoded by the coding sequence GTGAAGTCTTTTGATGCACCAGCTCTAGTTGTTTCAGACAATTCGGAAAACATCACTGACCTGCTCATAAATCGAGCAGCGAAGACTCCTGAACTACCTCTTTACGGTGTCGACCAGCACGACGGCACCTGGAAAACTGTTACCGCCGCAGAGTTCCTCGCCGATGTTGAAAGTGTTGCCAAAGGCCTGATTGCATCTGGAATCCAGCCGGGTCAGGCAGTTGCCATCATGTCACGCACCCGATACGAGTGGTCGTTGGTCGACTTTGCCATCTGGTTCGCCGGTGCAGTTACCGTGCCAATTTATGAGACATCAGCACCGAGCCAAATGGAGTGGATTCTTTCTGACTCGGATTCGGTAGCGCTTTTTGTTGAAAATCAAGAGCACCTAGATCGATTTGAACAAATCAAGGCAAGTGCCCCAATGGTCCGTTCCGTATGGACCTTTGATGGTGACTCGCTCGAGCAACTGCGTCGTCTCGGCAAAGAGACCTCAGCCGAGACTTTAGAAATGCGCAGAAATTCGGCTGGGCTATACGACCTCGCGACGATTATCTACACTTCCGGAACAACCGGTCGCCCTAAGGGTTGCGAGCTAACCCACCGCGGTTTTGTCGAACTTAGCAAGAATGCGACCATCGATATTCCTGAGGTACTAATCGAAGGCCACAGCACTCTGTTGTTCCTGCCGCTAGCTCACGTTTTCGCAAGATTCATAAACGTTCTCTGCGTACACGCAGGAATCAAAGTTGGCCACCAACCAGACTCGAAAAATGTTGGACCAGCGATGGTTAGCTTCAAACCTCACTTTCTACTTGCCGTCCCGCGAGTATTCGAAAAGGTTTACAACTCAGCTGAACAAAAAGCTGAAGCAGGCGGCAAAGGCAAGATTTTCCGCAAAGCGGCTTACACGGCGATTGCTTACTCAAAGGCGTTAGATACTCCAGAGGGTCCGTCCCTCGGCCTCAAGATTCAGCACAAACTGTTTGATGTGCTGGTTTACAAAAAAATTCGCGCAGCCATGGGCGGTTTAGTCAAATTTGCTATTTCGGGCGGAGCTCCGCTCGGTGCGCGCCTCGGCCACTTCTACCGAGCCATTGGACTAATCGTGCTTGAGGGTTACGGCCTGACCGAAACCACAGCACCGGCAATGATTACCAGGCCAGCCAAAGTGAAAATTGGCAAAGTTGGTCAACTGCTACCGGGAACTGGAATCAAAATCGCCGATGACGGTGAAATTTGGCTCCGCGGCAACAACATCCTGCGCGGCTACTGGCGCAATCCTGAAGCTACCGCGGCCGCAATGGACGGTGAATGGTTCAAGACCGGAGACATCGGTGAACTTGACGACGAGGGCTTCCTGACTATCACCGGACGCAAAAAAGAACTGATTGTAACCGCCGGCGGAAAGAATGTCGCACCCGCTGCCCTAGAAGATCCGCTCCGCGCAAACCCACTTATCGGCCAGGCTGTTGTAGTTGGAGATCAGAAACCATTCGTATCGGCACTAATTTCGCTCGATGCTGAAATGCTGCCGATTTGGCTGGCCAACAACGGTGGTGACAAGACCATGAGTCTTGCCGATGCCGCCAAGAGCCCTCTAGTGTTGGCTGAGGTTCAGCGCGCTGTTGATCGAGTAAACAAGAACTTCTCAAAGGCAGAGTCGATTCGTAAATTTGTGGTCATCGGTTCAGAACTCACTGAAGAAACCGGTCACCTCACTCCCTCACTCAAGATCAAGCGTGAGATTGTGATGCGTGATTACTCGCCCATTGTTGAAGAAATG